Proteins encoded in a region of the Triticum dicoccoides isolate Atlit2015 ecotype Zavitan chromosome 3A, WEW_v2.0, whole genome shotgun sequence genome:
- the LOC119271589 gene encoding sucrose transport protein SUT4-like — MDSGRGGRATAIRMSYHHIRDAEMELVRLNSTSSGGDADRPKEEQGSGRKGAPKYRVVLVCMVAAGVQFGWVMQLSLLTPYIQISNKQYHYDGCGICRTGGMDDFFHCELVALILYLSMDRYIRPAAFALIDRCRQLFL, encoded by the exons ATGGACTCCGGCAGGGGCGGCAGGGCCACGGCAATCCGCATGTCGTACCACCACATCCGGGACGCCGAGATGGAGCTCGTCCGCCTCAATAGCACCAGCAGTGGCGGTGACGCCGACCGGCCCAAGGAGGAGCAGGGCAGCGGCAGGAAGGGCGCGCCCAAGTACCGGGTGGTGCTGGTCtgcatggtcgccgccggcgtgcaGTTTGGCTGGGTGATGCAACTCTCCCTCCTCACCCCATACATCCAG ATCTCAAATAAGCAGTATCACTACGATGGATGCGGCATCTGCAG AACTGGTGGCATGGATGACTTCTTCCACTGTGAACTGGTGGCATTGATACTCTACTTATCAATGGATCGATATATTAGGCCGGCTGCCTTTGCTCTGATCGACAG GTGCAGGCAACTGTTCTTGTAA